In Bacillales bacterium, a genomic segment contains:
- a CDS encoding class I SAM-dependent methyltransferase — protein VGMLNPSRKMDVENAEAYSERHEMDGFERETLLKWSNVSTRRHRYDSEQLTTVLEEAGASEIEHHEVLDGLAIVTVAKVE, from the coding sequence GGTCGGGATGTTGAATCCGTCAAGGAAAATGGATGTCGAGAACGCGGAAGCGTATAGCGAGCGTCATGAGATGGACGGGTTCGAACGGGAAACGCTGCTGAAATGGTCGAATGTTTCGACCCGGCGGCATCGTTACGACAGTGAGCAGTTGACAACGGTGCTTGAAGAAGCGGGCGCCAGCGAAATTGAGCACCATGAAGTGCTCGACGGTTTGGCGATCGTAACGGTTGCGAAAGTGGAATAG